In Pyrus communis chromosome 1, drPyrComm1.1, whole genome shotgun sequence, the following are encoded in one genomic region:
- the LOC137747374 gene encoding probable ADP-ribosylation factor GTPase-activating protein AGD14 has product MGKGSKEDEKIERTIRSLLKLPENKRCINCNSLGPQYVCTTFMTFVCTNCSGVHREFTHRVKSVSMAKFNAEEVSALQAGGNERVRQIYFKDWDPQYHSYPDASNLHGLRSFIKHVYIDRKYTGERSVGTRSINTSERSGNKLPRLQLSIEGSDDNRRVGGHHTGSRSFHDDNRLERSYSYSPSGRNLRYYYDERRSPQYSPENSRSGGFKKAPLRFEIVDNRIRAEKRGSSSGEYKVQSRTPDNNKTAESSRSPVAPPVKDKIGENVPPPQVGERSTANQKDTDGSAHNQKTKSTGGHVGNAAEQKVLSLIDFNTDSEPPHAAESQLEQTPVPNNDNNWASFESSSTEKAPQVPTAVPNADPLESLLFELASPSSVPVSNASETPRNDGAPSTAGINTMPPDGASPAATAEQMPTLLNTSNASTSTLTSTTVAAQPTDAGPVQDLAIFGGDTTVKATDEKQLVLSTQQDQSSISFAADSGSTSHHVNYGVGASNGELRNLSLEPSIQRSFSIPAEKSSQSMLNPAEHTDSGSGAKSQVEMNSSMRKELPADLFTASYSSAPGQASGWHTAPAHGMGYSMQYYPTATPAPVFPGPAKPKNPFDLDEEKSLVTSTHFPSMSSLQGALHNVPVPGLMHASSLPTMSQFKTPQSPTNESMMMPSHSPSFANAFSPRSYLGHQLPNNVQFLRPQGVGGFGKDEAAFGSLTTTQQPFRQPSVKYPAPSSSSETFSPMRGNPFG; this is encoded by the exons ATGGGAAAAGGGTCGAAGGAAGATGAGAAAATCGAAAGAACAATTCGCAGTCTTTTGAAACTTCCCGAGAATAAAAGATGCATCAACTGCAATAGCTTG GGACCACAATATGTTTGCACCACCTTCATGACATTCGTCTGTACAAATTGTAGTGGAGTACA TCGGGAGTTCACTCACCGAGTAAAATCAGTGTCAATGGCCAAATTTAATGCAGAAGAAGTTAGTGCACTTCAAGCAGGGGGAAACGAG AGAGTTAgacaaatttattttaaagattGGGATCCTCAGTACCATTCTTACCCTGATGCCAG TAATCTTCATGGACTCAGGAGTTTTATCAAGCATGTATACATTGATAGAAAATACACTGGTGAGAGGAGTGTCGGCACGAGGAGTATCAACACTAGTGAGAGGAGTGGCAACAAGCTCCCAAGGCTGCAATTG AGCATTGAGGGGTCTGATGATAATCGGAGGGTTGGTGGACATCATACTGGATCCAGGAGCTTCCATGATGATAACAGGTTGGAACGGAGTTATAGTTATAGTCCAAGTGGAAGAAATTTAAGATATTACTATGATGAAAGAAGAAGTCCTCAATATTCTCCAGAAAATTCAAGAAGTGGTGGTTTTAAGAAAGCTCCTCTACGTTTTGAGATAGTTGATAATAGGATTCGGGCAGAAAAACGAGGATCCTCAAGTGGAGAATACAAGGTCCAAAGCAGGACACCAGACAATAATAAGACCGCAGAAAGCTCCCGTTCTCCTGTTGCGCCCCCTGTTAAAGATAAAATAGGGGAAAATGTGCCTCCTCCGCAGGTTGGTGAAAGGTCCACAGCAAATCAGAAGGATACTGATGGTTCTGCTCATAATCAG AAAACTAAATCTACTGGTGGCCATGTTGGGAATGCGGCGGAACAAAAAGTATTAAGCTTGATTGATTTCAATACTGATTCTGAGCCCCCACATGCTGCAGAATCGCAATTGGAACAAACACCTGTACCCAATAATGATAACAACTGGGCCTCATTTGAATCATCTTCAACGGAGAAGGCACCTCAGGTTCCAACTGCGGTTCCAAATGCAGACCCTCTGGAATCTTTGCTATTTGAATTGGCAAGTCCCTCATCTGTTCCTGTGAGTAATGCATCTGAGACACCACGCAATGATGGTGCTCCCTCAACTGCGGGCATAAACACCATGCCCCCTGATGGTGCTTCCCCAGCTGCAACTGCAGAGCAGATGCCAACATTACTTAATACAAGTAATGCATCTACATCTACATTGACTAGTACCACTGTGGCAGCACAACCTACTGATGCAGGTCCTGTGCAAGATCTTGCTATTTTTGGTGGCGACACCACTGTAAAAGCAACTGATGAGAAGCAGTTAGTACTAAGTACACAGCAAGATCAGTCCTCTATATCCTTCGCTGCGGATAGTGGTTCTACTTCACATCATGTCAATTATGGAGTTGGAGCTTCAAATGGTGAG TTAAGGAATTTGTCACTGGAACCAAGCATACAAAGATCTTTCAGTATTCCTGCTGAAAAATCATCTCAATCTATGTTAAATCCAGCTGAACACACCGACAGTGGCAGTGGAGCTAAATCCCAAGTGGAAATGAATTCTAGTATGCGAAAGGAACTCCCAGCG GACCTTTTTACTGCAAGTTACTCATCAGCTCCTGGACAAGCTTCAGGCTGGCATACTGCTCCAGCTCATGGAATGGGGTACAGCATGCAGTATTACCCTACCGCGACG CCTGCTCCAGTATTTCCGGGTccagcaaaacccaaaaacccttTTGATCTTGATGAAGAAAAAAGTCTAGTAACTTCCACACAT TTTCCTTCCATGTCTTCATTGCAAGGAGCTCTGCATAACGTGCCAGTACCAGGCTTGATGCATGCTTCGAGCCTTCCTACTATGTCGCAGTTTAAGACACCCCAGTCTCCAACTAATGAATCCATGATGATGCCTTCACACTCGCCTTCCTTCGCAAATGCTTTCTCTCCAA GGTCGTACTTGGGGCATCAATTACCTAATAATGTGCAATTTTTAAG ACCGCAAGGAGTTGGCGGCTTTGGCAAGGACGAAGCTGCTTTTGGATCCCTAACCACAACTCAGCAACCGTTTCGGCAACCAAGCGTCAAATACCCAGCACCCAGCAGCAGCTCAGAAACTTTTTCTCCAATGAGAGGAAACCCATTTGGATGA